In the genome of Enterococcus sp. DIV2402, the window GGCTTTTACTGTACGAAACTGAATCTATTGCTTTTAGCTTTATATATTGGTGTAGAGCAGGATCGTGTCAGTTTGTCTGTGTTTGATGAGAAAATCGAAGAAGTGAAAAAGGCTGCTGCGTATTTTAAGGAAGTCTATGATGTTTCCGAACAATGGATTGAAGAACATAAAGAAACATTGGCAAATGCACAAGAAATCAGAATCACTGGTCCAGCCAATTCATACGGTGATATTTTAGAAAGTGCATTGAAATTATTAGAGACAATGCGTTGTCCTGTGACAGGGTATGAGTTTGAAGAATTTATTCACGGTATCTATAATGCAATCAACGAGAAATCAACAGTTTTTATTTTAGATGATGGCAGTGAATCACGATCGAAAAAAATGAAGGAAGTTCTTTCTGATTGGTCAGATAGTATCTTCCTTGTAACCAATTATGAGACGAAAGACGCTGATTTAGTTTTACCAACAACTCAGAATAAAGATTTCTTGACGTTTAATTTTATCATCCCTTTACAATTAATCTGTGCAAAGATTTCGACTTTACGAGGCGTTGACCCCTCTACACCAAAAGATCCAAAATTTCATATGAAATTAGGATCTAAAAAATTCAATAAATAGGAAGTTAAAACTACAAAAGAATCTAGTAGGCTATCTACTGGATTTTTTTGTAGTTAAAAAGAAAGGTTCGTGTATTCTATCTTTAATAAATGATAAAAATTGAGCAGGAGCATGACTTTTATAACGTATATTTTTGATTTTGATGGCACGTTCTCAGATTCTAAACAATGCGGTATTTTAGCGATACAAAAAGCTTTTTTAGTACTCCATCTGAAGAACAGATAGAATACTATACGGAGATTCCAATTGAAAAAAAACTTTCTTAGAAGGATAGAATAATCGTTAACTGAAGAAGAAGAGAAGTCACTGCTGAATTATTTTCGATAAGTATATAAAGAATGTTAATCAAGTACATTATCAGTAAACTCTTCGCAGGGAATGGGATGTAGAAGAAGTTTTGAAGGATCATTTGATCAAATTACGAGAATGTATGCCTCAAAGAATTTTATTTTTAGATGCGAGTGTTTCAGCTTTGCAAGCTCATAAACAAGGAGATACAAGTCGCAGTCGAACAACTTTTTGGCTATTCAGAGGAATATCTTTTACCCAATGGTTTGTGCCAAAGAAAGGGTAGATGTTCTAACGGTTGATGAAATGATATCCGCTGAGATTTTTAAACATATCTTGATAGGGCACGAAAAATAAAGAAATGCCATATTTCTCAAGTAATGTAGATTGAGAAGCGTGGCATTTTTTAATCCTCTAATTCGGAAGTTCCATTTTTCTTTAGTTCGGATAAATGAGTAAGTATGGTTTGAATCATTTCTTCTGAATGCTGTTCTCAAACAGCAAGTTCTCCTACAATTTTTAACGGACTCTTAGAGCGATAGGAACGAGTAGGGTTGCTGGGGAATCGTTTATCTGTTAGATTTGGATCATTTTCAAAATTACCTAACGGTTCAACAAGATAGATTCTCTCTTGTCCAGTATCGGCAGCTAATTCTGAGCCCCATTTAGCTGCCTCTAAAGTGGCTGTGAAATAGATATAATTAGAGATTTTGTGTTATTTCGAATACTGTTCTCTAATATTATCAATATATAGAACGAAATTATTTTTAAAAATTTCAGGTAAAATTACTTTAACGTATTTTCCATATCCTAACAAGACATTATATCCCCATTCGTTGTCATGTAATGGATAGATAACCTCATAAATGTCATTATCAATTTTTTTAATAGAATTATTCCCTATTAATTCTATAAATCTATCAATCACTATTTTATTTACGTAGAGAGTAACAGGAATTTTGTCTTTATTCACCCATGTTCCACCATCATAAGGTATAGGAGTAAAATCTCTCTTTTCAAAGACCTCATGAAAAACTATACCAGATATTCTAGCTATTTTATAAACACTAAATCGCTTTTTATTGTTATCATACGCATCTAAATACCAACTTCTATCTTTATAAACTATTCGATAGGGTTCACAATTTCTTTTTGATGGCTCCCCTTTAGAATTGATATACTCAAAAGTAATCCTTATATTTTTTCTGATTGAATTAAGTAATTGAAATACAATTTTACGCAGTTCCAAGTTTCCTTGGGATAAAGATAAATCAATTTCAAAGTCTGAATTTAATTTTGTTTTGTTTAGTTTTAGTATAGCATTAAATGTTGAATTATCTCCTAAGACTTGATATCTACTCTTTAAGCTAGTTTCTATAGAGCTTAATTCTATAGTAGTTAATGGAGGTTTGTCTGACTTGAAATTTTCCATCATAAAAATTCCACCATTTTTTCCTTGTGCTACATACAACGGGATTCCTGCTAGTGTCAAATCGTCTATATCTCTCATTATAGTCCTAACACTCACATTGAATAAAGAGGCTAATTCTTTAGCAGTTGCTTTTTGTTTATCAATCAAATAAGAGATTATTCCCATGTGTCGGTCAATTTTCATAAAACACCTCCAAAACATGTCATACAGTTGTCATATTAACACTGATATGATTGTATCATAAAATGAAAAGGAGAGAATTTATTATGAGAAATCAAAAAAGAAATTCATTTAAGTTAGTTGGAAGAAGTGTATTAATTAAAGGACAAAAAGTTCATGAGCCATCTTACTCAGAACAAAAAACAGAATTTTATACTCAATTGTTCGAAGAAGGGATGCTAAAGAATCTTATGCCTTATTCGTTAGATAAAAAAGGTTATGCTCTTATAATTCCTCATGATAAAGGAATTCAATATTATGCAGGAGTGATATCAGAAACGAAAATTGATGGTTATGAATTAGTAGAAGTTCCAGAGCAAAAATATTATGTTACTGAGGCTAGTAGCGACAAATCAAGAGTACTATTTGACCAGCTAGAAGATTCTTATTTTAAAAATGGCATTCATGAGAGTATAGCGTATAATAATGGAATAATTTTGGAAGTTTTATTAAATGGGAATCCTCAAAATGCAGAAGTAGAGCTTTGGATTCCGGTAAAATAATTCCACCAGTATATTTTACTAATAGAAAATTTCAATAATCCTTATACTTTTACAGTTAAACAATTTTGATAGTGTTCATTATGAAATTTTATAATGAATACGTACATAAGTATTGATTCTGTACAACTTTCATAAGTATAATAACATCTATCAGATAAGTAGGTGACTAGTATGAAAATCATTGATTTATCCACCCCGTTATTTACAAATATGACTATTTTTCAGGAGATCCAGCAGTGAAAATTGAGGTCATACATACGCACGACAATGAAACGTGGGAACTACGACATCTAAGTATGGGGTCACATACAGGAACGCATGTTGATGCATTTTCACATATGCATGAGGGAGCAGAAAATTTAGATGAGATACCTCTTGAAAACTTTTGTGGAGAAGCACAACTCGTTAGTATAAATCAGATGTGGCCTCAGAAAATAGGATTGTTTTTTATGGAAGAAGTGGGCGTAGAAGAAGTAAATAGAATTGTAGCCTCCAATCCAAAATTCATTGGTGGAAATATTACAGAAGAATTGGAACGTGCTTTATTAGGTAAAAAAATCATTACTTATACAGGATTAGTTAATTTAGAAAGTTTGCCGAAAGAAAGCAACTTTATGTTCTATGGATTCCCCCTAAAAATACAATCAGGAGATGGGTCTCCTGTCAGAGCGATTGCGATAGTAGAAGATTAACTGATAACATTAGTGTAGAAATCTTGTAGAAAAATGACTATTAACGTATGCTAACTAGAGAACATAATTTTTTATATAGCGAGGAGAATGACATTGAAACTTATTTCATGGAATATTGATTCATTAAATGCGGCATTAACAAGTGATTCTGCAAGAGCAGTATTATCACGAGGGGTAATGGATACAATTATCAATTTGGATCCAGCGGTTATTGCGATTCAAGAAACAAAATTATCTGCTAAAGGTCCGACAAAAAAACATATCGAAATTTTAAAGGAAAATTTTCCTGAATACCAAATAGTATGGAGAAGTTCCCAAGAACCGGCAAGAAAAAGTTATGCAGGTACAATGTTTTTATATAAAAATCATTTAGAACCAAAACTGCATTTTCCTGAAATTGGTGCGCCAAGTACGATGGATTCAGAGGGGCGGATTATTACCCTTGAATTTGATCAATTTTATTTAACACAAGTGTATACACCGAATTCTGGAAATGAATTAGTTCGTTTGAAAGAAAGACAAACTTGGGACGAGAAATATGCTGCATATTTAGCTTCTTTAGACAAAGAAAAAATTGTTTTAGCAACGGGCGATTTTAATGTGGCACATAAAGAAATTGATTTAGCTCATCCGGATAGAAATCGTCTTTCAGCTGGTTTCACAGATGAAGAACGCCAAGGTTTCTCAAACCTGTTGTCATTAGGCTTCACAGATACATTTCGTTATTTGAATGGAGATGTAACTGGTCAGTACAGTTGGTGGAATCAGCGAGTAAAAACAAGTAAAATCAACAATTCTGGTTGGAGAATCGACTATTGGTTAGTCAGTGATCGTGGAGCAGATAAAGTAGTTACTTCTGAAATGATTGATTCAGGAGTACGACAAGATCACACACCACTATTACTCGAAATTGCTTTAGACTGATTGAAAAAAATTTGATGAACGTTTAATCATGAGGAGGAATACGATGATTAATAAAGAAAGAGCAATCAATAAATTTTTAGAACTTGTTCAAATTGATAGTGTTAGCTACCATGAACGTGGTGTGGCTGATTATTTGATTAACTATTTTAGTGAATTAGGTTATGAAGTTCTTGAAGATAAACTATCAAATGAAAAAGTTCCCTTATCAAATGCAGGAAATGTGATTGTTAAAATACCTGGGAAGGGTGCTTTAGCCAATCAAGAAACATTGATTCTTGAAGCTCATATGGATACCGTGGAACCTGGAAATGGGATAAAACCTTCTATTACAGAAGACGGGAAATATGTTGTTTCTGATGGTACGACTATTCTTGGTGCAGATGACAAGGCGGGGATTGCTCAAATACTAGAAGTTGAAGCAGTTTTGCGTGAGAATGACTTGTCACATCCTCCCTTAGAGTTTTTATTTACCATCTGTGAAGAAGTAGGTATTTTGGGTGCTTTTGCAGTTGATACAGAATTATTAGCAGGAAAAGTTGCGTTTGTTTTAGATGGAAAAGGCGGACCAGGAACAGCTATTATTGGTGGACCAGATTATTATGATGTTTCTGGAAAAATTATTGGTAAAGCCGCTCATGCTGGGATAGCGCCGGATTCAGGTATTTCATCTATCCAAGTGATGGCAGAGGCAATTTCAAATATGAATCTTTTGAAGATTGATGAAAATACAACAACAAATATCGGAAAAGTAATTTGTGACTATCCAACAAATGTTGTTCCTGAGATTACAACATTTGCCATGGAAATACGAAGTCTTGATCATGAGAGTGGTAAAAAACAGTTAAATCACGTTATTGAAACGCTTCAAAAAGCAGCAGATAAATTTGACGCGAAGTTAGAATATGACGTCGATCAAAGCTTATATGCATATCATCATGAAGACGATAATCCGGTAATTAAACGTTTTAAAGAAATGTGCAAACGGCATAATCTTAACTATCAAGGACTAGTAATGCGTGGAGGTACAGATGTTAGCGGTCTGACTTTTAATGGTATTGATGCCATTGTCCTAGCAGCAGGTGGAGCAAATGGACACGAGCTACAAGAACGCTTAATTATTGATGAGTTCTTAGAAAATACCCAACAAGTCATTTGGCTTGTTACGGAATAATTAGAAACTAAATAAAAAATAATCTCGTAACCGTAAATACGTTATGAGATTATTTTTTTATAGATGGTTCATGAAATTAAATGAATTACTTAGGAAATGGCTGGTCGGTTCTTCTTTTTTTAGATGTTCAAACGAATTTATAGAGAAAATACTCCATAGAGACTGTTCAAGCAGATAGAGATACTAATTACATAAGACCGTGCATTGATAGTTTTTCAATGAGAAAATATCTTGACAAAACATACGAACAAATGGTTATAATATACACGAACATACGTTTGTTTTACGAGGTGAGAAGTATGAAATTTGGAAAGAATCCTGAATTTAATTATGCTAAAGAACCTTCGAGAGATATTTTGTGTATTGATTGTAAATCTTTTTATAGTTCGGTGGAATGTGTAGAACGTGGTCTAAATCCGATTAAAGCGAAGTTAGTTGTAATGAGTTATCCGAGTGATAGTTTAACAGAAAGAGGCAGTGGGTTAATATTAGCTAGTAGTCCAAAAGCTAAAGAAGCTTATGGTATTACGAACGTTTCAAGAGCTAGAGATTTGCCTTTTCCTTATCCAGATGATCTTGTAATTGCACCCCCAAGAATGGCTTTATACATGCGCAAAAATATGGAGATTAATAATATCTATAAAAAATATGCAGACGAAGCAAACCATCATGTATACAGTGTGGATGAATCATTTATTGATGTTACTGATGGGTTAAAAATGTACGATGTATCGAGTGCTTATGAACTGGCACGATTGATTCAATTGGATGTTCATGAACAGATGGGATTGTACACAGCGATTGGTATTGGCGATAACCCTTTATTAGCTAAACTTGCGCTAGATAATGAAAGCAAACACAACAGCGATATGAAAGCTGAATGGCGTTATGCATCAGTGCCTAAAACTGTTTGGAAAATTGCATCTTTAGAAGAGATGTGGGGGATTGGTAGACGAACAGCTATGAAGTTACGAAAAATGGGGATTAAAACAGTAGATGATTTGGCACATAGTAATTATTATCAATTAAAAGAAAAAATGGGAATTTTAGGAACGCAACTGTACGCTCATAGTTGGGGAATTGATCGGAGTTTTTTAGGTCAAACGTATCAGCCAAAAAGTAAGTCTATCGGAAACTCGCAAGTGCTTCCACGAGATTACACACAAAAAAAACAGCTTGAAGTAGTTATCAAAGAAATGGCTGACCAATTAGGAACTCGTTTACGTCGAGAAGGGGCAAAAGCACAACTTGTTTCTTTATGGGTTGGTTTCAGTTTAGGCTACACAGATTGGACGGGTAAAGGTGGCTTTCATCAGCAAGTTCGTATACCTGCGACAAATACAACAAAAGAGTTAGTAACTTGTCTATTAACCATTTTTGAGAAATATTATAAAAATCAAGATGTTCGCAATATAAGTGTGAATTGCAGTGATTTAATCTATACAACTTCTTTGCAACTCAACTTATTTGAAGAACCAGAACAACAAGAACGTCAAATAAAAACTGATTTAGTCGTAGATACGATTCGTCATAAATTTGGATTTGGTTCTATCGTTCATGCGCATTCATTATTAGAAGGAGGTCGTGCTATTGCACGTTCTAATCTGGTTGGGGGACACGCAGGAGGTTTGGCAGGTATTGAAGGAGTGAATACACATGATAGTCAATCAAAAACGAACGAAAAAGGAATTTCATGAATACAACGACTATCATGATCGTCCATTTGGTTTAAAATGGGGCACAGCTTTTGCAATGGAAGAGTTGATGACCAGTATTCATACAAACGAAGAATTTGCTGTAAAGGACAATCAACCTTTGGAACAAATGTCTCAAGAAGAGATTGACTTGTTGTTAGTTGAATCATTCACCTATTCGAAAGAAGTGGAGATTCAGCTAAATAGCAGGGATGAATTTGGACGTCTTTTAGACAATGTTACGGGTTTCTTTTTAGGTGAAGTGTCTGACGATTATCTTATCATGGATAATCAAAAAATATTTTGGGAAGATGTTCGGCATATTCACATTAAAAATCCAGAAAAATGGTTTGAAGTTGACGTATTTACAAATGATTCTCAAAAGAAAGAAGTCTTAACTAAAGAATACGTAGAATATATTG includes:
- a CDS encoding exodeoxyribonuclease III, coding for MKLISWNIDSLNAALTSDSARAVLSRGVMDTIINLDPAVIAIQETKLSAKGPTKKHIEILKENFPEYQIVWRSSQEPARKSYAGTMFLYKNHLEPKLHFPEIGAPSTMDSEGRIITLEFDQFYLTQVYTPNSGNELVRLKERQTWDEKYAAYLASLDKEKIVLATGDFNVAHKEIDLAHPDRNRLSAGFTDEERQGFSNLLSLGFTDTFRYLNGDVTGQYSWWNQRVKTSKINNSGWRIDYWLVSDRGADKVVTSEMIDSGVRQDHTPLLLEIALD
- a CDS encoding cyclase family protein, whose translation is MKIEVIHTHDNETWELRHLSMGSHTGTHVDAFSHMHEGAENLDEIPLENFCGEAQLVSINQMWPQKIGLFFMEEVGVEEVNRIVASNPKFIGGNITEELERALLGKKIITYTGLVNLESLPKESNFMFYGFPLKIQSGDGSPVRAIAIVED
- a CDS encoding helix-turn-helix transcriptional regulator, which gives rise to MKIDRHMGIISYLIDKQKATAKELASLFNVSVRTIMRDIDDLTLAGIPLYVAQGKNGGIFMMENFKSDKPPLTTIELSSIETSLKSRYQVLGDNSTFNAILKLNKTKLNSDFEIDLSLSQGNLELRKIVFQLLNSIRKNIRITFEYINSKGEPSKRNCEPYRIVYKDRSWYLDAYDNNKKRFSVYKIARISGIVFHEVFEKRDFTPIPYDGGTWVNKDKIPVTLYVNKIVIDRFIELIGNNSIKKIDNDIYEVIYPLHDNEWGYNVLLGYGKYVKVILPEIFKNNFVLYIDNIREQYSK
- a CDS encoding NAD(+)--rifampin ADP-ribosyltransferase; protein product: MSNYIYFTATLEAAKWGSELAADTGQERIYLVEPLGNFENDPNLTDKRFPSNPTRSYRSKSPLKIVGELAV
- a CDS encoding M20/M25/M40 family metallo-hydrolase, producing the protein MINKERAINKFLELVQIDSVSYHERGVADYLINYFSELGYEVLEDKLSNEKVPLSNAGNVIVKIPGKGALANQETLILEAHMDTVEPGNGIKPSITEDGKYVVSDGTTILGADDKAGIAQILEVEAVLRENDLSHPPLEFLFTICEEVGILGAFAVDTELLAGKVAFVLDGKGGPGTAIIGGPDYYDVSGKIIGKAAHAGIAPDSGISSIQVMAEAISNMNLLKIDENTTTNIGKVICDYPTNVVPEITTFAMEIRSLDHESGKKQLNHVIETLQKAADKFDAKLEYDVDQSLYAYHHEDDNPVIKRFKEMCKRHNLNYQGLVMRGGTDVSGLTFNGIDAIVLAAGGANGHELQERLIIDEFLENTQQVIWLVTE
- a CDS encoding Y-family DNA polymerase, whose product is MKFGKNPEFNYAKEPSRDILCIDCKSFYSSVECVERGLNPIKAKLVVMSYPSDSLTERGSGLILASSPKAKEAYGITNVSRARDLPFPYPDDLVIAPPRMALYMRKNMEINNIYKKYADEANHHVYSVDESFIDVTDGLKMYDVSSAYELARLIQLDVHEQMGLYTAIGIGDNPLLAKLALDNESKHNSDMKAEWRYASVPKTVWKIASLEEMWGIGRRTAMKLRKMGIKTVDDLAHSNYYQLKEKMGILGTQLYAHSWGIDRSFLGQTYQPKSKSIGNSQVLPRDYTQKKQLEVVIKEMADQLGTRLRREGAKAQLVSLWVGFSLGYTDWTGKGGFHQQVRIPATNTTKELVTCLLTIFEKYYKNQDVRNISVNCSDLIYTTSLQLNLFEEPEQQERQIKTDLVVDTIRHKFGFGSIVHAHSLLEGGRAIARSNLVGGHAGGLAGIEGVNTHDSQSKTNEKGIS
- a CDS encoding effector binding domain-containing protein, whose translation is MRNQKRNSFKLVGRSVLIKGQKVHEPSYSEQKTEFYTQLFEEGMLKNLMPYSLDKKGYALIIPHDKGIQYYAGVISETKIDGYELVEVPEQKYYVTEASSDKSRVLFDQLEDSYFKNGIHESIAYNNGIILEVLLNGNPQNAEVELWIPVK
- a CDS encoding SIS domain-containing protein, whose translation is MSTIENYMLETPERMLEIIDRSAELFAEVKKAAIKKIVITGSGTSYHSALQMSKQLQHLLQMEVYAIYPFAITEDTFLQDNEQTLVVGISQGGSSYSTYNAMKLAKSKGCLTASMAGGPDAFIDEVADYVLTVYCGEELAGAKTKGFYCTKLNLLLLALYIGVEQDRVSLSVFDEKIEEVKKAAAYFKEVYDVSEQWIEEHKETLANAQEIRITGPANSYGDILESALKLLETMRCPVTGYEFEEFIHGIYNAINEKSTVFILDDGSESRSKKMKEVLSDWSDSIFLVTNYETKDADLVLPTTQNKDFLTFNFIIPLQLICAKISTLRGVDPSTPKDPKFHMKLGSKKFNK